From the genome of Anaerobranca gottschalkii DSM 13577, one region includes:
- a CDS encoding MerR family transcriptional regulator: MKSKEVLELLQISRPTLTKYVKEGLIKVSVLPNGRYDYDKDS; the protein is encoded by the coding sequence ATAAAATCTAAAGAAGTATTGGAATTATTGCAAATATCAAGACCTACTCTAACAAAATATGTAAAAGAAGGTTTGATAAAAGTAAGTGTTCTACCTAATGGTAGATATGATTATGACAAAGACAGT